Part of the Xiphophorus couchianus chromosome 19, X_couchianus-1.0, whole genome shotgun sequence genome is shown below.
gtaaatagaaaaacaggTCAGAGCCGACAGATTTGACTTCCCATGAGAAACAGGTAACAAGAGGAAGAGAACGTAACACAGCTGCAGTGAATTCGGCTGCAGGGTGGGGGGGAGTGGAAACacttgtgtgtatttttagtaaGGTTGGATCAAAATTCAAGCGTTGATGGTTCTTGTTTCTCATCCGATACAGTCgaaaaagaataataatgaaacgTGCTTTTCATGCAACCCGACTTTCTTTTGTGCAGCTCCACAGGCGACCCACATCTGGACGTCTTctaagtcctttttttttttttttttttttgactcagGCCTTTTATAAGTTGTTGCAGGACAGAGGACACACAGAGCCCAACAAAGCAACGGCGAGAGCCTGAGGCAGCATCACCAATGCACCATGGCTGAGTGACgagggaagagaaaaaaaaaaacaaacaagtgctGCTTTACAGAAAGAGAAGGACTCTGTTCTTTTCAATGGCTTCAACCTTAAAACTCCAGCTTCTTTGGCACAACATGGaacatttaaagctgtttttaaccCCCGGTTTTAACAGTGACTAGTCTCTCTGAGGTTCCCGGCTCTCTTGGAAGCTGGTAGTTATTGATTTTTGACTGGGGGTCGGATTCAGGGATGCGTAAATATACGAGACAGACTGGGGGACTGCAACACACAAAACCCGAAGGAGTGAAACATCACTCTGTGTAGCAGAGAATCAGCCCCCTGAAGCACAAATCTTTGTGAcagtgggggttttttttctttctgttgttgttgttttttgcaccAGTAgatattgtttttgctttcagaTGGAACAGGACAGGTTTCCATCGCAGGAAAACTTAAAAAGATTCATCTGAAGCCTGAAATCTGAATAAATGATTAAACCAAAACAGTAAACATGGGAGCATCTCAAACCGTTAAACAGTTATTGTTAAAAAACCctccaaaaaacaataataataaccaaTTTTCTACAACAACTTACATAAGTATTCAagttgttttccaaagttgtttttgccacaACGTTCGGTTGAACCTGATGTGGAAGGCAGAAAAAGATCAATACCTTTGATCGTAGGGTTTCTTATTGGTGTTAGAGTGAACCTGCGCTCTGCTTACAAAGCTATTTAaggctgttttttatttttatggattaAGTCAGAAGCTGCTGAATCTGCTTTTATCCTGGAAGCTGTTGGAATCAGCTGCCAGATGTGCCTCGCTTCCTTTTAAGGTCGTCAGAGAAACGAAATATTTTAGGTCAGCATTCATACATGTGTTTCCGTCTCCCAGAcatgttttattgctttgcaCTCTTCACATTACCATGCagttcatttgatttatttacttttagcatgtttttatttgagcaTTTTAACGATTTTAATACAaacctaagaaaaaaaatgtaaaagaaaaagagaatgtGGGCGGAGCCAGTCTGGGAGTTTGAACCTCCCACTTCGCTTGATCACATTCTGCGCCTCAATAATAAAGGGGCATTATTATGTCTTTTCTTCGCcctttatagcacagtcaagtttctgtgttacctttagttgttataaaaatggtaCATAAAATCAAATGTGATTAAGAcatatttgactttgtaatttaacacctttaaattgggtctctgtctcttaaaaaaaactcctgctctttctgaagctccaccTTGAGGAAACCTTTGCTGCTCTACTAACCCTTTCATAATGTTTGGAGCAGCTTTGACTGAGTAGCAGCTCATGTAAAGATGCGCAGTTCCTCCAGgtttttgctaattgttgctggctagtttgTAGGAGCCGAGTAGGGGTGTCGCAGGGGGAGGCTTGTTCTGTGAGCTGGACGTCTGGATGCTCAGATCCCACGTTTTTAGGTCTAGAAACTTTGCTTGTGgaagaaaagttattttggGCTTGAGGAAGCATTTCTCTGTTGATCTGATCCTATATTTTGGGTCATTATCTCATTGGAACACTAGATGTCAACCCATTTTGAGTTTACTGAAAATCCACCAGATTTGTACATAATCAACTGGTGACTGGCTGTGGCACCATGAGCTAAAGAGTTCATGGTGCTGCTCCCTCTGAcaaggttctcagagcctttAGAAGAGAAACTGGCCCACAGCATGAGAGATCCTCCACCATGCTTAACATAGATAATGAGGTGCTTTTCTAGATATTCATCCTTTGTTTTACATCAAACCTTAGAGTGTGTGTTACTGACATGTCTGACCTTTGAAAGCATTCACATCAGCCCTGTTTattccgctttaatcaaactcaagtttgtttgtttgtttgtctgggGAGGGACAGTCGAAAAATCCAAACTCTGGTCTGGCTAAAATCCTAGGTCTCTGTTggattgaagtgaactctgtcGCGGTTAGAATGCGGATCAGAGACCACTCCAAAGGCAGGAAGAGGTCtgtagggcattctgggtaaatatgaccaaaacaaacaaacaaatctagAAATGGGTCATGGTCTTttaaatcaaagacaaaagagaaatcttacagCTGCTAAAATCTGGTGCAgctctatttctttttttttaaacgttttgtaaagaaggaagttgcacgcCTTCTGCAACTTGCTTACCTTTTGtagcaaaatgtctttttaaagtaaTGAGGTTGTTGCTTTCGTGTCGACCGCATTGAAAGTAAATGAGGTTTTCGTGTCATTtacttcagtggttcttggtgcagcgcccccacaggcgaggaggtgaacaggtttttcaaaggtttttcaaAGCGTGAAAGCGAatcacaccagctgaaaatgttacaaatgctgcaattttggtcccccaatcgaaccgagtctactggactatcaagTGTGAAACACCCCAAGTCTCACCTCAACAATGAACATATTTAAAGGCACAGAGGAGCTCAGACGTCCACTGGTGTAATTTAAGGATAGAAAAGGCTTTTTCTTATCATTCTTAACCAGTTAGCATGTTGAGAGCATCTATTGGTTTCCGCTCTGAGCTGCTGTAAGATTTGGAGATCTTTTTGCCATCCAGAAGGAGCCCGTTTCCTTCCATCGGAGTGTTTACCAGCGAAGCAGCGGCTGCCTGTGACTCCCACTCCCCTGCAGATTTGACATTTTAGTCCACCCTGATGAAAAGAAAGGTTACCGGTTCAAGAGAGGAAGGGAAAAGGGGGGGGAGTGGAAGAAAGCTCTGCAGCATGATTTCACTCCTGCACATATAATTAATTCATTGAGAATGGACCCTTTCTCCAAATGTCTGCCCTTTGGTCACTCATTTCTTTTACACTATTATCCGCTCTATTTTTAGAGTTTTCATCTAAGAGGAGGATATTGCATTGCATAACAGACTTTTCCTCACCCAGTAAATGTGTTCATAGGAGACCTATTAAATTAATACCTGTGATTCTGGCTGGAACTATCACAGGTGCTGCGCATAATTAGCAGTTTTCATATTGGATCTTTTCCTCCACATTATGTCATTGAGGTTAATTAGTTagctttgtatttttaacaaaaacaaaatttcacacCCTTGCTGATACTCTGAATTCACCTTGAAGACTGGGAACGCAAATGAAAAGATAAGGGcggatctattcagtctaattctatgctttgtgttCTGAGAGAcgtcatcatttattatttattttacatcatagtTAGAATACCAGATTGCACTTTGATTTGTTaagctttgttgttttacatatttgaccaGGTGGTCAtcctgtttttgtcagtttcactttcatagttatttattttgcactgactgaacaaatgaaagttgttgttttgtttgactgaGCTTGTGAAGCTGTTTGTGTCttagtgtgctgtactggtgcagaggtAGTAAagggatgtgttttttttaaaaaccccattttaaatcaattcagcACAGTTTTTCTGTGTCGGATTGATAtcagccgatactaaacctcagatatcaaTATCAATATCGGTATAAgtaagtggggaaaaaaaggtgaaCTGGTGCATAAGGTGGAAATATTCAAGGCAAATTGATACTTTTTGCACAGTATTTTATCTCAAGCTAAAATAAACCCCACATCTGTAGTAACACATGTCCACAAATTCATAATTTCtgtttaagagaaaaaaagcaagcccaaaattttgtcaaaaatgttacCTAGGCTACAGTGACAAAAATCCTTCCTTGCATTACTAACATGTCTAAACGCTGTTAGAATTCCCAGTGACATTCACTGCTGGACCTAATTATAGCCTGGAGTCCAGGAAAATCCCGACGTGTGTTTGGACATGAGGCATGAGGAACCAGAAGAGATCGCCTCTAATTGGATCCTGGAGGTGGATTGTGAACTGGGCCAGGGAGGCCCGCTCGCTTTGAGACGACCTCCCGCCGCTGCAGGGCGTGGCGTGGAGACGACCTTTCACCTTTACAGTCTGTCTTTGAGCAACGAAACGAGTAAATGAGGAAACAAGTATTATTGATATGAAATGTCTGTTTAGGACCATATTAGCCCAGAATATTTATAGCTATATTTGGTCAACTTATTGTTTACATGTGTATATTTAGTTCACATTCACACAGAGTGATGGAATGATTTAGGGAATTAACTTTTTAACCAAACACcatattactaaaaatacaatttatccaacaacCTGCAGTCAGGAGATTTTTCAAAAGATGCATATGCGTCTACAGCATTtccctaaaaaaaaagtaataaactgTAATAATTGTAGCGGAGCTACTCCAACAAGCTAACTCCAACAAGCTAGTTTGTTGTGAAATTTGAGACTGTCATCATATATGTTCTAGGTTACTTTTATATATGCTAACATAGCTTTGGATTCTACAAAGacaaattttctgtttcagttgcTTTAAACTGCTAAAGTTGGCTAAAACTAGTAGCATATGTCtcattagctgttagcttccacctcagaaaatgtaatggttgaaaaaaacatcctgaagtaaaaagacatttttctacaaaAGGTAAGCAAAGTATTGCTAACAATACCTTGAcaggcttttcttttctttcaaagaaatcTGGACCTTTTATTGAGAGATTTCAATTCATAAAGCTAAATGCTACAAATATTCACACGGCTTAAAAGTTAGAAATTTAGAGTTTAAACCCCAccctaaaaaaaatgtaataatggtaaaaaaaaaaaaaaaaaaaaaaaaattcaaagtaaaCAATTTTCACaatctacaaaataaacaagtgaaTATAACTTATCCGTTATAGAATTTGTCTTATGATTTAAATTATAATAACCAAAGaataagaataaagaaaaataaagaaatacaattttcatTGATTCAAACTGGaccaacaaagaaaaattttaaaaaatgcatcaacaatAATAAAGAGACGGCGGGAAACTCACACGTGTTCAGTGACTCTCGGTAAATGATGGTTTcactaaaacaacatttatgaCATGACCTAAACTGCCCCAGTGGATTAGCTGTGAATCTAATATGGGGAAAGGGATCTCTGCTTGAACTGTAATCTCTGATTACAATCTTCATTAAATTGAGAGATCTGATCCAGGTCCAACTGCCTTTTATCTCTGATTAAAGTCATGTTCAATAatcattaaaaaggaaaacaatgtcCGCCCTGATAAGTAAGAGCGTTTTAATACTCACGTGTCACACAAAGAGAATCACAACTTGATTGCTGGAGTTTCCATATATAcacagttgtgtttttacaaacaaaaaaaaaataataacaacaactaTAAACAAACATGTCCTATAGACAGCGCATCAAAGTTGTAAACAAGAAGAGATATTCAACATAAAAGTTTAAAGCGTAAGTAGCAACAGAGCCGGTCCAAGGCTTCATTGGGAGTTAGACATAATTTGATCCTCCAGCTCAGCTAATGTTCCCTCCCCTATAGCATCCATATGTTATataactgaattatttataGTTATGATTTACAACTAGACAGTCAGATCATTCACGCAATCTATTATATTGATTGACAAAAGACTGCGTGATGCTTGAATTACATTCACTTcacataaagtgaaaaaaaccaaaactatttTAAGCAGAAAAGTCTTTAGAGTCAAACTCTAGAGTTACATCCTGCAACGTagattgtaataaaaaaaagatttagatgATTAATATCTCTCCTGCTTGATATTTAACAATATATgatttacatgtaaaatgtaGAATTTCAGTCTATTAATTCAAATTATCCTACAAAAATTACTAtattaatttttgaaaattaaaaaaaagtcaagttatgagaaagtaaataaataaataaacaggaaacGCATATAAATAAGTATATGCACAGTAAATAACTTTTATATATGCTCAACATTTATGTACTTAAAGTTTTTCATGTACTAAAATTCTAAAAGATTTTGCTTAAAAGTTTGAGTTGTATCTTCAACtaacattatcatttattttgatacattagtattaatcaagaattaagacttaaaaaaaatccaatgataaaaatgttataataaaaacaaatgaacagaacGTTTTGctatgcattttttaagacgACACTAATGAACAAATAACCTTTTAAACATTGTGAATCCCAAATGTAAAcgtgcaaaacaaaacatgtcaatTCATGTCCTCTcatacaaaaagaagaaaaaactttcaCTCTATAACTTTTGTGACAATTCTACTGCTCTCTAGTTCCCCTGCTGGCGTGGAGACCCATAACCAGCTGCTTAGTTTGCCGATGCCTTGGGCCGGCGCTGTACAACACCAACCCATGATAGTGTACAAGTTTATGTTACATCTAATCAAACTCACAATACCAAACGGGCCACTACAGCCTTTAGTAAAGGTCTGAGTGGGTGGACGTACTATAAAGCAGccaacaacaaactgaaaatctcctgctaaaaaacaaataaacaacaacaaaaaaaaaaaggttcattaCAGCatcttctcctctttctcccACGGAACCGGATCGTGCTCGTCCTCCACGTGCGTGTTCCGGCGCCCCGTCCAGAAGTGCTCCACGTCGGGGAACGTCGCCTCCTTCGTCTGTGAGACGGCGTTGCCCACCGCGTTCGCCGCGACCTCCGCGCCGTTCCCCTCGGTCTGCGGGCACTTCGTCTCGGGCGCGCGCTTGTCGCGCCTGCACGTCGCGACGAACCAGATCGCGACCAGTCCTTGGCGCACGTCGTCGTACATGGTCATCAGGACGACCGGGGACAGGGCGCTGCACGCGTAAAGGAGGACCTGCGCGAACATGATCAGCCCCGCAGGGGGCCTGTTGTAGCCCAGTCTGATCCACGTGAACGTCCCCCACTCGGGCAGCAGCATGAGCCCCACGGCGCCGCTCAGGCACAGCAAGACCAGCACCACCTTGCTCTGATGTCGCGGGCGCGGCGCGTGGTTCACGGCGGTGTACAGAGTTTTGGTGTAGTACGCGATCGTGAAGATGACCGGCGCCACGAACGCCACGGTCGGGTAGATCTTGTAGAACAGACTCATGAAGTCAGACGCGCACACCGGCATCTCGGAGACGCAGACGAAGTCGTCGCCGCGCGGCACCAAGGCGGCGAAGAGCATCTGCGGCAGGGGGAACATCATGGACACCGTCCAAATGAACGCCAGCGCTCCGTGGATCCACGTGGGGCTGTGGAGGGGCTGCGACGCGGCGGCGCGCGGCAGCAGCGTGTGCTTGGCTTTGGTGGTCGCGACCAGGATGAAAGTTTTCGCGACCACGCACGAGTGCTGGAACCAGTCCGTGGTGCGGCACGCGAAGCTCCCCAAGGTCCAGGTCTGTCTGTAGTAGGTGACGGCGCGCACGGGCGCGCACAGCAGCAGGATGGCCAGATCCGTGGAGGCCAGCGAGGCGAGGAGGGCTTTCACCTCAGAGCCCCTGCCGCTCCGGAAGTCGCGGATGAAGATCAGCAACACCAGCAGGTTGCACACCGCGCCGGACACGCAGATCCCGATCAGGAGGACGGGCATGGCGGTCCGGGTGTCCTctccccggaggagctggactCCTCCGACGAAATCGAAAAAGGAGACATTAGTCGGTCGATCAATATCCATCTCCTCCTGGTTCGAGTTTCTCGAAAAAGTTATCCACGCCCccaaagaaaaaattacaaatgaacgagcttttttttttttttttttaatagttcaaaatTCTCTCCAAAAGCAAAGCGGAGGAGCTGCCGTAGTGCTGACACGCAGCAAGTGGGAGGGCAGGCTGGTAGGTCCGGGCTATTTCAAGTCCTGCCATTTAGCGTCGTCAAGCGACACGTCACTTCATCAGTGGGACTCCAGGCTACAGCGGCGACCAGCCTCAGAGGAATcgctgctcacacacacacactcccacccacccctacacacacacacacacacacacacacacacatattttttgACCTAAAGAGTATTTGCTTACTACAATGAATTACTTTAACTCTTTTATGAAACTGATGATTTAACTtgagagaaattatttaattaattctttACAATACAAATATTGCCCAAAAGGTGAAATTATGGCCACATACTTTTGGATAATATTTTGAATGCCATTTCATGATGGCATGAATTAATAACAAGGTCTGCAgtataaacaacaaatatatatttttaataaacatttttgtctcttaATGTGGTAAGTTGCTCCTCTGTCTTTAACTATTCAAAGTGGTGCTGAAATGTTCTTAGCAGACAAAGATGGGACCTTGACTTGCATTATAAAGGatttataatgggacatttgggaggatttaTTGATGCTCCCATATTTCCCCATGTTAAGTCCACCCatattgatcatttttttgctttttgcttaattaagaaaaatattactcaaaattgttttatttttatattatttctgtttatcatGTCAATATGctattaaagtattttagagGCACCTATGAACTTTGTACAAATTCTGTCCTAGGTTATAACAAagtaattcaaaggaaaaaaacactttttatgtgttttttttttttttttttttttttacaaaaaacacgTAAAAAGGTAAAACGTTTAATGATATATCATTAAACTTaaatagcaaaacaatgtcAATATTGATAATAGTATTGGTATCGACAATACTGTCTTAGTATTCATTTGGTATCAGATCGATAACAAAGCATACACTATCTCAAACCTTTAGATGTCCTGttggttaaatgttttttgtaaagtttgtgACAGTACAGGGTCAGTGCTCTCATATTTGATTTGGAAatttcccccagaaaacgtATTGTGGGCGAGTCAGGACTGCAGGCCGCCCTCTTCCTCAGGCCATGCCTTTGTAATGTGAGCGCAGTGGGGCTTTGCTTTgacttattaaaaatgtaagaatgtCCCTGGGGAAAAAGTATGTCTTGAAGACAGCATATGCCGCTCCAAAATCTTGTTATTCTTTTCTGTATGAACGCTGCCACATAGTTAGGATCTAGTTCCACGGAGATGCTGGTCCCGTAACGACATATTTCTGTTTGATGGATCAGACATCGCAGGTGTAAAGTTTAGGCTAAACTTAGTTTTGAAATAGTTCAGTGATGTTCTCagttacattccacagaaaacatatttatgcattttgaactttttctcactttgtcacatttcaacaacaaacttcaatgtattttattgttgttgttattgtggCAGACCCAGAACAAACATAattgcaaagtggaaggaaGTTCCAAAAAACTATCAGAGCAGATACCATAGCTTCACAAGTAAACAGAATAAACTAATTGAAAACCCAGTGGCCAGGTCATTTTTTAACCATTATCTACGCATGTCTGAAATATTAATATAGCAGTGGCTCATTACTAcagacccagtcaaagtccaaacctaaatctaaCTTGGATTTTGTGGCTAGTTTTCAAAAATACTCTTCACAAATGGCTTCTATCTAATATGATTTAGGAAAAATGAAATGGGTAAAAGTTTCATCCCATTTCtgccatgaaagaaaaaaaaaagccaaacaggaagtcataattatgagttttaaaaatcatacttaagacaataaaagttgcaattttaagaataaaagtCAGGATTTTGACTTGCAAAGTGATAATTATTAGATTCAAgtcaattttaatttcaaagtcaagattaaaaagataaaaagtcactttctttttcaaaaaaaaaaaaagcttgctCCAGCATCTTGTAAATATGACTTggaaagtcaaaattatgactttgtatcCAAAAGTTACAACTTGGTgactcataattatgactttgaatctaGTCATTGTGACTGTGAAagtcaaaaaacacaactatCTCAAAATGATGACTTTAtatctcataaaaaaaattggttaaaaaaaaagagtcaggcAAGCAGCTAGAGACAAACCGTCAA
Proteins encoded:
- the LOC114134796 gene encoding probable G-protein coupled receptor 151, yielding MDIDRPTNVSFFDFVGGVQLLRGEDTRTAMPVLLIGICVSGAVCNLLVLLIFIRDFRSGRGSEVKALLASLASTDLAILLLCAPVRAVTYYRQTWTLGSFACRTTDWFQHSCVVAKTFILVATTKAKHTLLPRAAASQPLHSPTWIHGALAFIWTVSMMFPLPQMLFAALVPRGDDFVCVSEMPVCASDFMSLFYKIYPTVAFVAPVIFTIAYYTKTLYTAVNHAPRPRHQSKVVLVLLCLSGAVGLMLLPEWGTFTWIRLGYNRPPAGLIMFAQVLLYACSALSPVVLMTMYDDVRQGLVAIWFVATCRRDKRAPETKCPQTEGNGAEVAANAVGNAVSQTKEATFPDVEHFWTGRRNTHVEDEHDPVPWEKEEKML